ctAAGCAAAATACAGCGTATGAGAGAGACGGGAGCGCTAGAGCAGGTTATAGACAGGTTTAATAGGGGACTGTCTCTATCCTGCAGGACCTGGAAGGTCCCCGCAACAGCCGGGATGTCTCTGCAAAACACTAAGCCACTTGCAGCCAGggcttgcttctgttttctgacagCTGCTTGCAACACTAGTTCTGTAGCTCCTTCCTGCTTCAGTAGTGGGTTGCCCTACACTAATACTCGTGTCCTTTTTGGGTTCTGTAGGTTGCAGATATCAAACGCGTCAACAACTTCATCCGGGAGCAGGACTTGTATGCAGTGAAGTCCATCAAGATCCCCGTGAAGCCCCACGGGCTGTTAACGGAGAACGGCAGAGAGCTAAAGCCGCTCCCAACTGCGCCCTCCCAGACCGGCCTGACGGTTTTGGACTTGCCAGAGCCTGATGACGGtgtgagcagctctgctgacgGCAGGCACCTGAGCGACTACTTCAGGGGGATTGACAAGAGCATTCAGGACGCAGTGCAGGCGGAGGTCCAGCTAAACACAGAGTACTGCATGGAAGCGCTGGAGAGGCCGCCGCCCGAGTTGGGGAAGCAGGAGACCAGTAATGGTGCGGACTGTGGAATCCAGTGGTGGAACGCAGTTTTTATTATGCTCCTGATAGGAATTGTCCTGCCAGTATTTTatataatctattttaaaacacaaggcCTGGTGGCCCATACCTTCAACACTATGCTAACCTCAGATATTTCAACAGATGGATTGGAAGGGAAATTACCACAAAGCTCagttgtagaaaaaaaatcctaaaggggagcagcagccaaACAGCCTGTCCTCCCAGCACTGAAGCCCGTACGTCAGTGACTGACTCAAGTGCATTCAGGGGCATAACAatacagagtatttttatttttttaaggggcTGATGTTGTAATCCCAAACTTGACTGAAAGTGAGGTGAGgtgatttttacagaaaaataaggaTGCCTTGTTGCTTGTAAATATCATCAGGCAGGTGGCTTAACATTCATGAACTCTTGTTGAGGGCAAGTATTTTGTAGCAATTCACTCCTCTTGATTGCTTCAGGTATTTATGCCTTGTCTGAAGCAGATCCTTTGCTGCTGAGATGAAGAGTGCAGTATTAATGTGATGGGAAAgctgggggctggtggtggtTTGAGAAAACGCTTCATGCCTACAGTAGAAGCGGggattcttctttttctccaaactgtcatttttatctttttcagaCTGTGGCAGTTTTGGCATACTTAAGCCTAAAATGGCGATGACTTCTAGTGTGTCACACTAAGTGTGCCACGGCAGGAGGATGCTGGCAGCACCTCGCCTTTTCATCCTTTTGGGCAGGTGTTTAAGCTGTGTTTATTAGGGTGCTTCAAGCCCACCGCTGTGAAGGGTGAGCCCAGACCTCTTCCCCTCGATGCAGTCTTCAGAGACTTCTCTTGAAATCCAGTgtctctgcaggcagagctcagtGCAGAATCGTGCTTTCGCCAGGGTGCTGCTTGTCCAGGGCCAATACGTCAGTGCGACCACGGGTGGCCAGAGAGcactggaggaggaggtgagagTAGGGTTCGGCCTGTGGTATGCGCCTCTGAAAGGCTCATTTGCTGGGGGGAGGTCTAGCTGGtgttaaggtttttttaaaagtaataataatccATAATGGTGCATCTCAAACACTCAGTTCCAGTCATGGACTTGAGTTTCCTTGTTTGTTGTCTTCACCTGAGAGTGTTGCCAAATGGCGTTTAATTGCAAGGTCCAGGAAGGAAGCCCCGCGACCTGGGACCGTCACAGTGTGAATCCTTCCGAGGGTGGGGCTGCGAGGCTGCAGAGCGTTAAACGTTTTGGTGAGCTGCTGACGTTTGCGTAGGGAAGTCCAGTGACGCGTCAGTGGCTCGAGGTGTCCTGGGATGTCGGTCAGCCTGAGGCCTGTGTGGTTTGGGCTGAGTCAATCAACGCTACGTGCTAGAAGTGAGCAGAAGCTGAGGCCTGGGGGAGGGAGCTTTGCTGCAGAGGAGAATTTGCCTCTGAAATTTAATTCGGGGACTGCGGGCAGAGGTAATGGCTGTCCTAGAGCCACCTGCTAAGGCGTTTGGGAGCGTGGTGGTGTGAAACTCAGCCAGGGATGGGGTGAGGCCCAGTGGCGACGGCAGCCAGCTGAGAGCGGCATGCCATTGTGGTGAGGGCCCCGGCCCCTTCCTGGGCGCTTGGGGCTCCGCTGCCGCTCAGCCGGCAGCTGCCATCCGCCCCAGGCCGAGGGTAGAGCGCGTGGGCAGGTGGCTGAAGCCATCGCTTGCTCACACTGCAGTGGCCCTTCTGCCCCACACACTGGCGTCCCCGCTGCCTACAGAAAGCACAGGGCCCTGCCCCACGCAGCCAGCCTGCCCCACGCAGCCGGCCTGCCCCACCAGCGGAGCCGCAGCCTGGCCAGAGCCGCCTTTTGCGaggccagggcagtgctgcctCGGGATTTGGGAGGGGCTGGTTTGGTTTCTGGGGGGTCTTGTTGCTTGTGGCTTTGTGAGCGAAGGTGGCGCAGGGCGAGAGCTGTGGCACAAGCTCCTGTTGTACAGCTGCGCCCACCTCCTGGCCTGAGGACGAGCACCCGCATGGGACAGGGAAAAAGGGACTGAGGTGTCTCCAGGGATGTGAGGCACAGCTGGCCAagcaggcagagccagagccAGGCGATGGTGTAATGACACCCTGTGTTTTCTGCACCCATCAAAAATAGTACTCAGGAAAGCCTGGGGGAACCTAATTTTGTAAACGAGGTCTCTAAAGTATCTTGTACTGAacaaaaatttctatttttcttctatgaagGAAATGTATCTTTgtttgggggtgtgggggggcattattacatttttaaataaagcaaaattaaataaaagcactaGGAGCACCACCTACCCCCGGCTTGTGCTTTTTTGTTACCACAGGGAGACTCCGCTGTCGCGCAGCTGAGCGCTTCCCCTGGAAAGCCGAGCGCCTTGCCGCACGCCCACCCGACACCAGACGGAGCAGAAGCTGGGAACACCTTTCTCTGCAGGGACTTTTCTCAGGTGAAAGATGTTTTGGTGCC
This genomic stretch from Falco naumanni isolate bFalNau1 chromosome 7, bFalNau1.pat, whole genome shotgun sequence harbors:
- the LYSMD4 gene encoding lysM and putative peptidoglycan-binding domain-containing protein 4, translated to MRLNESRTRSFQAPVTIHNYPGRQVYVFPNGQSDSEESEEELNVMELRPRGKEQQRCSTSQDRAGDVVLLEREITEDDNLNKLALQYGCKVADIKRVNNFIREQDLYAVKSIKIPVKPHGLLTENGRELKPLPTAPSQTGLTVLDLPEPDDGVSSSADGRHLSDYFRGIDKSIQDAVQAEVQLNTEYCMEALERPPPELGKQETSNGADCGIQWWNAVFIMLLIGIVLPVFYIIYFKTQGLVAHTFNTMLTSDISTDGLEGKLPQSSVVEKKS